One genomic segment of Sminthopsis crassicaudata isolate SCR6 chromosome 2, ASM4859323v1, whole genome shotgun sequence includes these proteins:
- the POLG gene encoding DNA polymerase subunit gamma-1 has protein sequence MSRLVRRATARPARPWGFRCWASGSSGSQRPCEKEASSAGARGESQRRENALHIQMLSRGLHEQIFGQPEAQPSGEAVRQSVEHLRKHGLWGRETSALPDVELQLPRLYGEDLDQHFRVLAQKQSLPYLEAAHELLRAKVPPLPKEWAWKEGWTRYGPGGEGLPVAFPEDRALVFDVEVCMAEGSCPTLAVALSPTSWYSWCSRRLLEERYSWARQLRLSDLIPLETPPGVSSPAKQEWLERLIVGHNVCFDRAYIKEQYLIQGSRMRFLDTLSMHMAISGLSSFQRSLWMAAKQGKQKGHQQVQKHIKKTQSKVKGPSICAWDWLDISSINNLADVHSLYVGGPPLKKEARELFVKGTMKDIRENFQDLMQYCALDVQATYEVFQEQLPLFMERCPHPVTLAGMLEMGVSYLPVNQNWDRYLVEAQTTYEELQREMKKSLMDLANDACQLVSGDRYKDNPWLWDLEWDLQEFKMKKKKIRKKDQNISCRSSSTAENCSERKVQEDPGPPSEEEELQNDSAIRTRMEQLKETLSLLPKRTQHLPGHPGWYRKLCPRLNDPAWVPGPSLISLQMRVTPKLMMLTWDGFPVHYSEKHGWGYLVPGRQDNLLVGSSKTDVAGCPYRAIEALYQKSCRERGKEQPVLKGQPLPEEFLLTDSTVWQTVEELSHLEPDADFENGRAIQEETNGSQLSQPTYHHGNGPYNDVNIPGCWFFKLPHKDGNNCNVGSPFAKDFLPKMEDGTLQAGPGGASGPRALEINKMVSFWRNAHKRISSQMVVWLQKGELPRTVIRHSDYDEESCYGAILPQVVTAGTITRRAVEPTWLTASNARVDRVGSELKAMVQAPPGYVLVGADVDSQELWIAAVLGDAHFAGIHGCTAFGWMTLQGKKSSGTDLHSKTASTVGISREHAKIFNYGRIYGAGQPFAERLLMQFNHRLTPLQAKEKAQQMYAVTKGLRQYQLSKDGEWLVKELGIQLDRTEDGWVSLQDLRKIQKEASKMSRRRKWDLVADRAWAGGTESEMFNKLESIAMSDAPRTPVLDCQISRALEPAVVRGEFVTSRVNWVVQSSAVDYLHLMLVAMKWLFEEFDISGRFCISIHDEVRYLVQEKDRYRAALALQITNLLTRCMFAYKLGLNDLPQSVAFFSAVDIDQCLRKEVTMDCKTPSNPTGLERRYGIPPGEALDIYQIIKLTKGSLEKRS, from the exons ATGAGCCGCCTGGTGCGGAGGGCGACGGCGCGCCCGGCGCGGCCCTGGGGTTTTCGATGTTGGGCTTCTGGCTCCTCCGGCAGCCAACGGCCCTGCGAAAAGGAGGCATCTTCGGCGGGGGCTCGAGGGGAGAGCCAGAGGAGGGAGAATGCGCTGCACATTCAGATGCTCTCCAGGGGGCTGCACGAGCAGATCTTTGGGCAGCCCGAGGCCCAGCCTTCCGGGGAAGCCGTGCGGCAGAGCGTGGAACACCTGCGGAAGCACGGGCTCTGGGGCCGGGAGACCTCGGCGCTTCCCGATGTGGAGCTGCAGCTGCCCCGTCTCTATGGGGAGGACCTGGACCAGCACTTCCGCGTGCTAGCCCAGAAGCAAAGCCTGCCCTACCTGGAGGCCGCTCACGAGCTGCTCCGGGCCAAGGTGCCCCCTCTGCCCAAGGAGTGGGCCTGGAAGGAAGGCTGGACCAGGTATGGGCCAGGTGGCGAGGGCCTGCCGGTGGCGTTCCCCGAGGACCGCGCCCTGGTGTTTGATGTGGAGGTCTGCATGGCGGAGGGCAGCTGCCCCACGCTGGCCGTGGCCCTGTCACCCACCTCTTG GTATTCGTGGTGCAGCCGGAGGCTTTTAGAGGAGCGCTACTCCTGGGCCAGACAGCTGCGTCTCTCGGACCTCATCCCTCTGGAGACCCCTCCCGGTGTCAGTAGTCCAGCCAAGCAGGAGTGGTTGGAGCGTTTGATTGTAGGGCACAATGTTTGCTTTGATCGGGCCTACATAAAGGAGCAGTACTTGATTCAG GGCTCTCGGATGCGCTTCTTGGACACCTTGAGTATGCACATGGCCATCTCTGGCTTGAGCAGCTTCCAGCGAAGCCTTTGGATGGCAGCCAAGCAGGGGAAGCAGAAAGGTCATCAGCAGGTCCAGAAGCAtatcaagaaaacccaaagtAAAGTCAAGGGCCCATCG ATCTGTGCCTGGGATTGGCTGGACATCAGCAGCATCAACAACTTAGCAGATGTGCACAGTCTCTATGTTGGGGGACCCCCACTGaagaaggaagccagggaacTATTTGTTAAGGGGACCATGAAGGACATCAGGGAAAACTTCCAG GATCTGATGCAGTATTGTGCTTTGGATGTGCAGGCCACCTATGAGGTTTTTCAAGAACAGTTGCCACTCTTCATGGAGAG GTGCCCCCACCCTGTAACACTAGCTGGGATGCTGGAGATGGGAGTGTCTTATCTTCCTGTCAACCAGAACTGGGATCGCTACCTAGTGGAAGCTCAGACTACTTATGAGGAGTTGCAAAGAGAGATGAAGAAGTCTCTGATGGACCTTGCCAATGATGCTTGTCAGCTGGTTTCTGGGGACAG GTACAAAGATAACCCCTGGCTTTGGGACCTGGAGTGGGACCTACAGGAGtttaagatgaagaagaaaaagattcgGAAGAAGGATCAGAATATTTCCTGCAGGTCTTCATCTACGGCTGAAAATTGCTCAGAAAGGAAAGTACAAGAAG ATCCTGGCCCTCCTAGTGAAGAGGAAGAGTTGCAGAATGATTCTGCCATCAGAACTCGAATGGAACAGTTGAAAGAGACTTTATCATTGTTACCCAAGAGGACTCAACATTTACCAGGACATCCAGG GTGGTATCGGAAACTCTGTCCTCGGCTCAATGATCCTGCCTGGGTGCCAGGTCCTAGCCTTATCAGCCTACAGATGCGAGTGACCCCAAAGCTGATGATGTTAACATGGGATGGCTTCCCTGTACACTACTCAGAGAAGCATGGCTGGGGTTACTTAGTACCTGGGCGGCAGGATAACTTGTTAGTTGGTTCCTCAAAGACAGATGTTGCTGGCTGTCCCTACAG AGCCATTGAAGCCCTCTATCAGAAATCCTGCAGGGAGCGGGGGAAGGAGCAGCCTGTGCTGAAGGGCCAGCCCTTACCAGAGGAGTTCCTGCTTACTGACAGCACTGTGTGGCAAACG GTAGAGGAGCTGAGCCACTTGGAACCTGATGCTGATTTTGAAAATGGTAGAGCAATCCAG GAGGAGACTAATGGTTCGCAACTTAGTCAGCCAACCTATCACCATGGCAATGGACCTTACAATGATGTGAACATTCCTGGCTGCTGGTTTTTCAAGCTGCCACACAAG GATGGCAATAATTGTAATGTGGGAAGCCCCTTTGCTAAGGATTTCCTGCCGAAGATGGAGGATGGTACACTGCAGGCTGGTCCAGGGGGTGCCAGTGGCCCAAGGGCTCTCGAAATCAACAAGATGGTCTCCTTCTGGAGGAATGCTCACAAGCGCATCAG TTCTCAGATGGTTGTGTGGCTACAGAAGGGAGAGCTGCCACGAACAGTGATTAG ACATTCAGACTATGATGAAGAGAGCTGCTACGGGGCCATTTTGCCACAGGTGGTGACAGCCGGCACTATCACTCGCAGAGCTGTGGAGCCCACCTGGCTCACAGCCAGCAATGCTAGG GTGGACCGAGTGGGTAGTGAGCTGAAAGCCATGGTGCAGGCCCCTCCTGGCTATGTTCTGGTTGGGGCTGATGTGGATTCTCAGGAGCTCTGGATTGCTGCTGTGCTTGGAGATGCCCATTTTGCTGGAATTCATG GCTGTACTGCCTTTGGTTGGATGACTCTGCAGGGAAAGAAGAGTAGCGGGACTGACTTGCACAGTAAGACGGCATCCACAGTGGGCATCAGTCGGGAGCATGCCAAGATTTTCAACTACGGCCGAATTTATGGGGCTGGTCAGCCCTTTGCTGAGCGTCTGCTGATGCAGTTCAACCACCGCCTGACGCCACTGCAAGCCAAAGAGAAGGCTCAGCAGATGTATGCTGTTACCAAAGGGCTCCGCCA gTATCAGCTTTCAAAGGATGGTGAGTGGTTAGTGAAGGAGCTGGGGATTCAGCTGGACAGGACAGAAGATGGTTGGGTCTCTCTTCAGGATCTTCGGAAGATCCAGAAAGAAGCTTCCAAAAT GTCTCGTAGGAGAAAGTGGGATTTGGTAGCTGACCGAGCCTGGGCAGGAGGGACAGAGTCAGAGATGTTCAACAAATTGGAGAGCATTGCCATGTCAGACGCCCCAAGAACCCCTGTACTGGACTGCCAAATCTCCCGGGCTCTGGAGCCCGCAGTTGTCAGAGGGGAG TTTGTGACCAGTCGAGTGAACTGGGTGGTACAGAGCTCAGCTGTGGATTATCTGCATTTGATGCTTGTAGCCATGAAATGGCTGTTTGAAGAATTT